From the Methanobacterium sp. genome, the window AATTGAACTACCATGACCTGAGAGGTCAATGGATTCCTAATCCACCAACTGATTGTTGGTTTTACCAAAGGCAATCCCCGTGGTTCCCACGGTTAGAAAAAACCTTGAATGACGTTGTTTGTCATTCAAGGTTTTCATATTGCGTGCAGCGTTTATGTCCCTATCATGTTCTATATTGCATTTGGGGCATATCCATCTGCGAATATTCAAATCCAAAACTTCTGTAACATATCCACAATTACTGCAAGTTTTAGAAGTGTATTTCTCATCAACAACTCTAAAATGTTTAT encodes:
- a CDS encoding zinc ribbon domain-containing protein, with product KHFRVVDEKYTSKTCSNCGYVTEVLDLNIRRWICPKCNIEHDRDINAARNMKTLNDKQRHSRFFLTVGTTGIAFGKTNNQLVD